The proteins below are encoded in one region of Limnochorda pilosa:
- the flgB gene encoding flagellar basal body rod protein FlgB, translated as MEGWPVTERFLGARLDQLLLKQRVVAENIANANTPGYKRKDVTFPAELERAGARLPVWRTHPEHLPVSAPEGGPRVVVDSTTVMRNDINNVDVEKETASLAQAQILYNALVEQLNRGYKRISLAVREGRA; from the coding sequence ATGGAAGGCTGGCCTGTCACCGAGCGCTTCCTTGGGGCGCGTCTGGACCAGCTCCTGCTCAAGCAGCGGGTGGTGGCGGAGAACATCGCCAACGCGAACACCCCCGGCTACAAGCGGAAGGACGTCACCTTCCCGGCGGAGCTGGAGCGGGCGGGGGCGCGCCTGCCGGTGTGGCGCACGCACCCCGAGCACTTGCCCGTCTCGGCCCCCGAGGGCGGCCCCCGGGTGGTGGTCGACTCGACCACCGTCATGCGCAACGACATCAACAACGTGGACGTGGAGAAAGAGACGGCAAGTCTGGCCCAGGCCCAGATCCTCTACAACGCCCTGGTGGAGCAGCTGAACCGGGGCTACAAGCGGATCAGCCTCGCCGTTCGCGAAGGGAGGGCGTGA
- the flgC gene encoding flagellar basal body rod protein FlgC, which translates to MSVFGSMDVSASGLTAERLRMDLIASNLANAETTRTPEGGPYRRLMAILVPEPTQTGREPQSRKGGGVRVQAVVRDPNPPRLVYQPDHPDADAEGYVAYPNVNPVTEMVDLITATRAYEANVAAFNAAKGMALKALEIGRL; encoded by the coding sequence GTGAGCGTGTTCGGTTCCATGGACGTCAGCGCCTCCGGCCTCACTGCCGAGCGGCTTAGGATGGACCTGATCGCCTCGAACCTGGCCAACGCGGAGACGACGCGCACGCCCGAAGGCGGCCCCTACCGCCGGCTCATGGCCATCCTGGTGCCCGAGCCGACCCAGACCGGCCGGGAGCCCCAAAGCCGCAAGGGCGGCGGCGTGCGAGTGCAGGCGGTCGTGCGGGATCCGAACCCGCCGCGCCTCGTCTACCAGCCGGACCATCCGGACGCCGACGCCGAAGGGTACGTGGCGTATCCCAACGTCAACCCCGTCACCGAGATGGTGGACCTGATCACTGCGACCCGCGCCTACGAGGCCAACGTGGCGGCCTTCAACGCCGCGAAGGGGATGGCCCTCAAGGCGCTGGAGATCGGCCGGCTCTAA
- the fliE gene encoding flagellar hook-basal body complex protein FliE, which yields MIERVARPVAPEVLAPRGPASERASAPEGRGGFAEMLESQLEAVNRLQARAEEEAQSLARGEVENLHQVMITAEKAQLALELTVAIRNKVLEAYQEISRMQL from the coding sequence ATGATCGAACGTGTGGCACGTCCCGTGGCGCCCGAGGTGCTGGCGCCCCGCGGCCCCGCCTCAGAACGGGCCAGCGCCCCAGAGGGGCGGGGAGGCTTCGCGGAGATGCTGGAAAGCCAGCTCGAGGCGGTGAACCGGCTCCAGGCCCGCGCCGAAGAGGAGGCCCAGAGCCTGGCCCGCGGCGAGGTGGAGAACCTCCACCAGGTGATGATCACCGCGGAGAAGGCCCAGCTCGCCCTGGAACTGACCGTGGCCATCCGGAACAAGGTGCTGGAGGCGTACCAGGAGATCTCCCGGATGCAGCTATGA
- the fliF gene encoding flagellar basal-body MS-ring/collar protein FliF: MARAVSVQQPWQNVRERVSHVWQQLGRTGRWAAVAAGALLFILLLYVAFAPGKAPYAPLFSDLRPREAGEIAQVLTEKGIPYELGDAGSTLLVPRDLVYRTRIELAAQGIPSGGTVGFELLNQSSLGMTEYERRVRYVLALQGELARTIQELSPVREARVHIVQPQPSVFVEERRPATASVLLDLRPGEDLSRDQVRGVVNLVASSVEGLAPASVTVVDTRGRTLSDMLQQNPSDALAMNHLELQRAYEKELQTSVQTMLEQVYGYGNAVVRVKTQMDFSSADELNEEFAPVQGGGIRSEQRTEERFEGEGTVAPGGPAGVESNVPGYVGVATGPSSYEKIDTVTNYELSRRQVKRTVPPGRVQGISVAVWVDGTLTPAEQGGIEAAVASAVGADPARGDAVSVQAIRFSRPEAPVVAAAAPLPLSYLVLLGVLLAVLTAAGVWWALRRRAAQPEEAGEGAPGEEELPGLPAEEADRNLRRVRDLALRNPKNFVELLRSWLAEE; this comes from the coding sequence ATGGCTAGGGCGGTCTCGGTGCAGCAACCTTGGCAGAACGTGCGGGAGCGGGTCTCCCACGTGTGGCAGCAGCTGGGCCGGACGGGGCGGTGGGCCGCGGTCGCGGCGGGTGCGCTCCTTTTCATCCTCCTTCTCTACGTGGCCTTCGCCCCGGGCAAGGCGCCCTACGCCCCGCTCTTCAGCGACCTGCGCCCCCGGGAGGCGGGGGAGATCGCGCAGGTCCTGACCGAGAAAGGCATCCCCTACGAGCTGGGCGACGCGGGGTCCACCCTCCTGGTGCCCCGGGACCTGGTCTACCGCACCCGCATCGAGCTGGCCGCGCAGGGCATCCCCTCGGGCGGCACCGTGGGCTTCGAGCTCCTGAACCAAAGCAGCCTGGGCATGACCGAGTACGAGCGGCGGGTCCGGTATGTGCTCGCCCTGCAGGGAGAGCTGGCCCGGACCATCCAGGAGCTCTCGCCCGTGCGGGAGGCCCGGGTTCACATCGTGCAGCCTCAGCCTTCGGTCTTCGTGGAGGAGCGCCGGCCGGCCACCGCCTCGGTGCTGCTGGACCTGCGCCCCGGCGAGGACCTGAGCCGCGACCAGGTGCGGGGCGTGGTGAATCTGGTCGCCTCCAGCGTGGAGGGCCTGGCGCCGGCGAGCGTGACCGTGGTGGACACCCGGGGCCGCACGTTGTCGGACATGCTCCAGCAGAACCCCTCGGACGCGCTGGCCATGAACCACCTGGAGCTGCAGCGCGCCTACGAGAAGGAGCTCCAGACCAGCGTCCAGACCATGCTCGAGCAGGTGTACGGCTACGGCAACGCCGTGGTGCGGGTGAAGACCCAGATGGACTTCTCCTCGGCGGACGAGCTGAACGAGGAGTTCGCGCCCGTGCAGGGCGGCGGCATCCGCAGCGAGCAGCGGACCGAGGAGCGCTTCGAGGGCGAGGGCACCGTGGCGCCCGGGGGCCCGGCCGGGGTGGAGTCCAACGTGCCGGGCTACGTGGGGGTCGCCACCGGGCCTTCCAGCTATGAAAAGATCGACACCGTCACCAACTACGAGCTGAGCCGGCGCCAGGTGAAGCGCACCGTGCCGCCCGGGCGGGTGCAGGGGATCTCGGTGGCCGTCTGGGTGGACGGGACCCTCACCCCCGCGGAGCAAGGCGGCATCGAGGCCGCGGTGGCCTCCGCGGTGGGGGCCGACCCGGCCCGGGGCGACGCGGTGAGCGTGCAGGCCATCCGCTTCAGCCGTCCCGAGGCCCCGGTCGTCGCCGCGGCGGCTCCCCTGCCGCTCTCCTACCTGGTGCTCCTGGGCGTGCTGCTGGCGGTCCTGACCGCCGCCGGCGTCTGGTGGGCCCTGCGCCGCCGGGCGGCCCAGCCCGAGGAGGCCGGGGAGGGCGCTCCAGGTGAAGAGGAGCTGCCCGGCCTCCCGGCCGAGGAGGCGGACCGGAACCTGCGCCGGGTCCGCGACCTGGCGCTGCGCAACCCCAAGAACTTCGTGGAGCTCTTGCGATCCTGGCTGGCGGAGGAATGA
- the fliG gene encoding flagellar motor switch protein FliG: MAVQMQATSPRHLTGRQKAAVLLIAMGQEHSSRLFQHLEEDEVEQLTYEIANTRNVDAETRDLVIQEFAELALAQEYISRGGIDYARQVLENAFGPERARTVIERLTASLRVRPFDFARRANPSQLFDFIRKEHPQTIAVIMAYLTPEQAGTILSALPPERQVEVAQRLATLDRISPEVLHEIEHALEERLSGLVGDESLAAGGIDAAVAVLTKVDRSTEKRILETLEQTEPELAEEIRSKMFVFEDLFLLDDRAMQRVIREVQSSDWALALKTASEEVSQRVFRNMSKRAGEMLREEMEYLGPVRLRDVEEAQQRIVAMVRQLEEAGEIVVSRGGEDQVVV, from the coding sequence ATGGCGGTTCAGATGCAGGCCACCTCCCCGCGGCACCTGACAGGGCGCCAGAAGGCGGCCGTCCTCCTGATTGCGATGGGGCAGGAGCACTCCTCCCGCCTCTTCCAGCACCTGGAGGAGGACGAGGTGGAGCAGCTCACCTACGAGATCGCCAACACCCGCAACGTGGACGCGGAGACCCGCGACCTGGTCATCCAGGAGTTCGCGGAGCTGGCCCTGGCCCAGGAGTATATCTCCCGGGGCGGCATCGACTACGCCCGCCAGGTCCTGGAGAACGCCTTCGGCCCCGAACGGGCCCGGACCGTCATCGAGCGGCTCACGGCCTCGCTCAGGGTGCGTCCCTTCGACTTCGCCCGGCGGGCCAACCCGTCGCAGCTCTTCGACTTCATAAGGAAAGAACACCCCCAGACCATTGCGGTCATCATGGCCTACCTGACGCCCGAGCAGGCGGGCACCATCCTCTCGGCGCTCCCGCCCGAGCGGCAGGTGGAGGTGGCCCAGCGCCTGGCCACGCTGGACCGCATCAGCCCCGAGGTGCTCCACGAGATCGAGCACGCGCTGGAGGAGCGGCTCTCGGGGCTGGTGGGCGACGAGTCCCTGGCCGCCGGCGGGATCGACGCGGCCGTGGCCGTCCTCACCAAGGTGGACCGCTCCACGGAGAAGCGGATCCTCGAGACCCTGGAGCAGACCGAGCCCGAGCTGGCCGAGGAGATCCGGAGCAAGATGTTCGTCTTCGAGGACCTCTTCCTGCTGGACGACCGGGCGATGCAGCGGGTGATCCGGGAGGTCCAGTCGTCCGACTGGGCGCTGGCCCTCAAGACGGCAAGCGAAGAGGTCTCCCAGCGGGTCTTCCGCAACATGTCCAAGCGGGCCGGCGAGATGCTGCGGGAGGAGATGGAGTACCTGGGGCCCGTCCGGCTGCGGGACGTGGAGGAGGCCCAGCAGCGGATCGTGGCCATGGTGAGGCAGCTCGAGGAGGCCGGCGAGATCGTGGTCTCCCGGGGCGGGGAGGATCAGGTCGTTGTCTAG
- a CDS encoding FliH/SctL family protein yields MSRIIKAALVAAVVEPEPAPRARDLATAETPSDYLVDAARVLEAAQAQADRLMGSARERVVELVEEVERRTAERVDRARREAEESGFEEGVRQGRAQGLDEAREVLHRLEGLVDRVVRLREELLARHEEDVVKLSLAVAEKVIGRVVEEDREVAARTVRQLLNQVAGATEIRIRIHPDDLPAVRAHEEEWKRLAEGSRSLALLPDDRVAPGGALVETEFGAIDGGIEGRFVEVSQTLMEVLRGEA; encoded by the coding sequence TTGTCTAGGATCATCAAGGCGGCCCTGGTCGCGGCCGTGGTGGAGCCGGAGCCGGCCCCCCGCGCCCGGGACCTGGCCACCGCCGAGACGCCCTCCGACTACCTGGTGGACGCGGCCAGGGTCCTGGAGGCGGCTCAGGCCCAGGCGGACCGCCTGATGGGCTCGGCCCGCGAGCGGGTGGTGGAGCTGGTGGAGGAGGTGGAACGCCGCACCGCCGAGCGGGTGGACCGGGCCCGCCGGGAGGCGGAGGAGTCCGGCTTCGAGGAAGGGGTCCGACAGGGCCGCGCCCAGGGTCTGGACGAAGCCCGCGAGGTGCTGCACCGGCTGGAAGGCTTGGTGGACCGGGTGGTGCGGCTGCGGGAGGAGCTCCTGGCCCGGCACGAGGAGGACGTGGTCAAGCTCTCTCTGGCCGTGGCCGAAAAGGTGATCGGGAGGGTGGTGGAGGAGGACCGGGAGGTGGCCGCCCGCACCGTGCGGCAGCTCCTCAACCAGGTGGCGGGCGCCACGGAGATCCGGATCCGCATCCACCCTGACGACCTGCCCGCGGTGCGCGCCCACGAGGAGGAGTGGAAGCGCCTGGCCGAGGGCTCGCGGAGCCTGGCGCTCCTGCCCGACGACCGGGTGGCACCGGGCGGGGCGCTGGTGGAGACCGAGTTCGGCGCCATCGACGGCGGCATCGAGGGCCGGTTCGTAGAGGTCAGCCAGACGCTGATGGAGGTGCTGCGGGGTGAGGCCTGA
- the fliI gene encoding flagellar protein export ATPase FliI — translation MRVDLGRYLERLEAVEGFRQRGWVSQVIGLTIESSGPRATLGQLCTVHPAGARRPILAEVVGFRDRKTLLMPLGEMHGIGPGNPVVAERRGLTAPVGWKLLGRVLDGLGRPMDDGGPLQVEGRYPVHRTPPDPLARQRVTAPLPLGVRAIDGLVTCGRGQRLGIFSGSGVGKSTLLGMIARNTAADVNVIGLIGERGREVRDFLEEDLGPEGLARSVVVVATSDQPALVRTKGAYLATAIAEFFRDQGKDVLLLMDSVTRFAAAQREVGLAVGEPPATKGYTPSVFAELPRLLERSGSSERGTITGLYTVLVDGDDLTDPIADSVRSILDGHVVLSRRLAEREHYPAVDVLASVSRVMRDVTGPAHQRAAARVRALLAAYRDAEDLIQVGAYAHGSNPEVDTAMARMEAIEAFLRQDVDERSDLEETLRGLEALAG, via the coding sequence GTGCGGGTGGATCTCGGCCGCTACCTGGAGCGCCTGGAAGCGGTGGAAGGCTTCCGCCAGCGGGGCTGGGTGAGCCAGGTGATCGGGCTCACCATCGAGTCCTCGGGGCCGCGCGCGACCCTGGGCCAGCTCTGCACCGTCCACCCGGCCGGCGCCCGCCGCCCGATCCTGGCCGAGGTGGTGGGCTTCCGGGACAGGAAGACGCTTCTCATGCCCCTGGGCGAGATGCACGGCATCGGGCCGGGAAACCCGGTGGTCGCCGAGCGCCGGGGGCTCACCGCCCCGGTGGGCTGGAAGCTCCTGGGCCGGGTCCTGGACGGCCTCGGCCGCCCCATGGACGACGGGGGCCCCCTGCAGGTCGAGGGGCGCTACCCGGTGCACCGCACCCCGCCGGACCCCCTCGCCCGTCAGCGGGTGACGGCCCCGCTGCCGCTGGGGGTGCGGGCCATCGACGGCCTCGTCACCTGCGGCCGGGGCCAGCGCCTGGGCATCTTCTCGGGCTCGGGCGTGGGGAAGTCGACGCTCCTGGGCATGATCGCCCGCAACACCGCAGCGGACGTGAACGTCATCGGCCTCATCGGCGAGCGCGGCCGCGAGGTTCGGGACTTCCTGGAGGAAGACCTGGGGCCCGAAGGGCTGGCCCGCTCGGTGGTGGTGGTGGCCACCTCGGACCAGCCGGCGCTGGTGCGCACCAAGGGGGCGTACCTGGCCACGGCCATCGCCGAGTTCTTCCGGGACCAGGGCAAGGACGTGCTCCTCTTGATGGACTCGGTCACCCGCTTCGCCGCAGCCCAGCGGGAGGTGGGGCTGGCGGTGGGCGAGCCGCCGGCCACCAAGGGGTACACCCCCTCGGTCTTCGCCGAGCTGCCGCGCCTCTTGGAGCGGAGCGGTTCGTCGGAGCGGGGGACGATCACCGGCCTCTACACGGTGCTGGTGGACGGCGACGACCTGACGGACCCCATCGCCGACTCGGTGCGGAGCATCCTGGACGGCCACGTGGTGCTCTCCCGGCGGCTGGCCGAGCGGGAGCACTACCCGGCCGTGGACGTGCTGGCGAGCGTCAGCCGGGTGATGCGCGATGTGACCGGCCCGGCCCACCAGCGGGCGGCGGCCCGGGTTCGGGCGCTCCTCGCCGCCTACCGGGATGCGGAGGACCTGATCCAGGTGGGCGCCTACGCCCACGGGAGCAACCCCGAGGTGGACACGGCCATGGCCCGCATGGAGGCCATCGAGGCTTTCTTGCGCCAGGACGTGGACGAGCGGAGCGACTTGGAGGAGACCCTGCGGGGGCTCGAGGCCCTGGCGGGCTGA
- the fliJ gene encoding flagellar export protein FliJ: protein MARFEFRLDGVYRWKQREEEAARDAWVQAHRRLNQARAELLLLEEELGRLGEGLPSGAMDGADLQAWAVYASHTRDRAARQQEEVVRVEGDAGAAFRGLVAASQERRLFERLREKERVRFVRAEEHREQREQDEMAGVRVGALPGRRWRGPARRDDAVAGPA, encoded by the coding sequence GTGGCCCGGTTCGAGTTCCGGCTGGACGGGGTGTACCGCTGGAAGCAGCGGGAGGAGGAGGCAGCCCGGGACGCGTGGGTGCAGGCCCACCGGCGGCTGAACCAGGCCCGGGCCGAGCTCCTGCTGCTGGAGGAGGAGCTGGGGCGGCTGGGCGAGGGCCTGCCCTCGGGCGCCATGGACGGCGCCGACCTCCAGGCGTGGGCGGTCTACGCCTCTCACACCCGGGATCGGGCGGCCCGCCAGCAGGAGGAGGTCGTGCGGGTGGAGGGCGACGCGGGGGCCGCCTTCCGCGGGCTGGTGGCGGCGTCGCAAGAGCGTCGCCTCTTCGAGCGGCTCCGGGAGAAGGAGCGGGTTCGCTTCGTGCGGGCCGAGGAGCACCGGGAGCAGCGGGAGCAGGACGAGATGGCCGGCGTGCGGGTGGGTGCGCTGCCCGGGCGCCGCTGGAGGGGGCCGGCCCGGCGCGACGACGCCGTAGCCGGGCCCGCCTAG
- a CDS encoding MotE family protein: protein MTRLLRWPWVVLLVLLALVVAGVALQRTHALPVGEYLLRGAARVPGLETVVATYRLGEERSARLAAREGELAARAAELASREAELESERARLEAEAARLDARANDLDRREAALKDQAAQVGTAVTQTTRAAKLYAIFGEMRPKDAARLAGELPPEEAARMLLTLPERDAAAILAEMDPQAAAQLSQMLAGL, encoded by the coding sequence ATGACCCGTCTCCTGCGATGGCCGTGGGTGGTCCTGCTGGTCCTCCTCGCGCTGGTGGTGGCCGGGGTGGCGCTCCAGCGCACCCACGCGCTCCCCGTGGGGGAGTACCTCCTGCGGGGTGCGGCCCGGGTGCCCGGTCTCGAGACCGTGGTGGCCACCTACCGGCTCGGGGAAGAGCGGAGCGCCCGGCTGGCCGCCCGGGAGGGGGAGCTGGCCGCGCGGGCGGCGGAGCTTGCGAGCCGCGAGGCCGAGCTCGAGTCGGAGAGGGCCCGCCTGGAGGCCGAGGCGGCCCGGCTCGATGCCCGGGCGAACGACCTGGACCGGCGGGAGGCGGCCCTGAAGGATCAGGCGGCCCAGGTGGGGACCGCGGTCACCCAGACGACCCGGGCGGCGAAGCTTTACGCCATCTTCGGCGAGATGCGGCCGAAGGACGCGGCCCGGCTGGCGGGCGAGCTGCCGCCCGAAGAGGCCGCGAGGATGCTCTTGACGCTGCCCGAACGGGATGCGGCGGCGATCCTTGCTGAGATGGACCCCCAGGCGGCGGCCCAGCTCAGCCAGATGCTTGCGGGGCTCTAG
- a CDS encoding flagellar hook-length control protein FliK, with protein MTNQMVFELVPRNAAPAEAGARRPGPRAREGAPARSFEDVLRGLDRTGRASRDLRTRTGVQPTEERARKDDREPETAGTEQAAGDAAPQQAPGTRASAAGRDTAGSDDGAAREAGAEETEAVPGAGEAGTATAAARPEGLLAALASVQGMVPSPAPPGGRGPQGPSTPTGGEWLQAATLAGSAPQGSLQEELAPRAPRPEGALAGSIASAAAAVTAPAAPLEGAQAGADPAAGQGPEVPSSEPARPRAGAAVEGPPPSGKETVEALLQALAGTQGQETGRAPHEARSGGDAPATAGSTAAEGRSQGPAAGSGSSQAASGHGGTAAAESPAAGVPLAALLSEAGAARQDAVGAGLGHGGRDLPDPHAAGPQAATQGTARGAVAPAEAPNEASTGPEPRLQGAVLSGTAAPESVAPAQPAALAGTSQADAGSPARGGEPLASMPMAQVGETVVKRLQQLRNPGADELRLELEPKELGALKIRLELRGDGVKAHFVVDRPVVQAMLERAMAELRQSLAQQGYRVDELQVALQGDGQARGQGGEQGGRPGRGHGRRVTGTEGVAPVPEPAGQARWAGAGRIDIRA; from the coding sequence ATGACCAACCAGATGGTGTTCGAGCTGGTGCCCAGGAACGCGGCTCCCGCGGAGGCGGGGGCCCGCCGGCCTGGGCCGCGCGCCCGCGAGGGGGCGCCCGCACGGAGCTTCGAGGATGTCCTGCGGGGGCTGGACCGGACCGGTCGCGCGTCGCGGGATCTGCGCACCCGAACGGGGGTGCAGCCCACCGAGGAGCGAGCCCGGAAGGACGACCGGGAGCCCGAGACCGCCGGGACGGAGCAGGCGGCGGGCGACGCGGCGCCCCAGCAGGCTCCGGGCACGCGGGCGTCCGCGGCCGGTCGGGACACGGCCGGGAGCGACGACGGCGCGGCCCGCGAAGCCGGGGCCGAGGAGACGGAGGCTGTCCCTGGTGCTGGCGAAGCAGGCACCGCTACCGCGGCCGCTCGGCCTGAGGGGCTGCTGGCCGCACTGGCCTCGGTGCAGGGGATGGTCCCTTCCCCAGCTCCACCCGGCGGGCGCGGGCCGCAAGGACCCTCGACCCCGACGGGAGGGGAGTGGCTTCAGGCGGCCACCCTGGCCGGATCCGCCCCTCAGGGGAGCCTGCAGGAGGAGCTCGCACCGAGGGCGCCCCGGCCTGAAGGGGCGCTCGCCGGGTCGATCGCCTCGGCAGCGGCGGCCGTGACCGCTCCTGCGGCGCCGCTGGAAGGTGCGCAGGCGGGCGCCGACCCGGCGGCAGGGCAGGGGCCTGAGGTCCCTTCGTCGGAGCCGGCCCGACCTCGCGCCGGCGCCGCGGTGGAGGGGCCGCCCCCATCCGGGAAGGAGACGGTGGAGGCCCTGCTCCAGGCTCTGGCCGGCACGCAGGGCCAGGAGACCGGACGGGCGCCCCATGAGGCCCGGTCCGGGGGAGACGCTCCGGCGACGGCCGGGTCGACCGCAGCTGAGGGTCGATCCCAGGGGCCGGCGGCCGGCAGCGGCTCGTCCCAGGCGGCCTCCGGTCACGGCGGCACCGCTGCGGCAGAGTCGCCCGCTGCCGGCGTCCCGCTGGCAGCGCTCCTGAGCGAGGCGGGCGCCGCGCGGCAGGACGCCGTCGGGGCCGGACTGGGCCACGGGGGGAGGGACCTCCCGGATCCCCATGCGGCGGGGCCCCAGGCCGCGACCCAAGGCACGGCCCGGGGCGCAGTGGCTCCGGCCGAGGCACCGAACGAGGCGTCCACCGGCCCGGAGCCCAGGCTCCAGGGTGCGGTGCTGTCCGGCACCGCGGCACCCGAATCGGTCGCACCGGCGCAGCCGGCCGCGCTCGCCGGCACCAGCCAGGCCGACGCAGGCAGCCCCGCCCGAGGGGGCGAGCCCCTCGCCTCCATGCCCATGGCGCAGGTGGGCGAGACGGTGGTGAAGCGGCTCCAGCAGCTGCGAAACCCCGGCGCGGACGAGCTGCGGCTGGAGCTGGAGCCCAAGGAGCTGGGGGCGCTCAAGATCCGCCTCGAGCTCCGGGGCGACGGGGTGAAGGCCCACTTCGTGGTGGACCGCCCCGTGGTGCAGGCGATGCTGGAGCGGGCCATGGCCGAGCTGCGCCAGAGCCTGGCCCAGCAGGGCTACCGGGTGGACGAGCTGCAGGTGGCGCTGCAGGGCGACGGCCAGGCCCGCGGGCAGGGCGGTGAGCAGGGCGGCCGCCCGGGCCGTGGGCACGGGCGCCGGGTGACGGGCACCGAAGGGGTGGCGCCGGTACCGGAGCCCGCAGGGCAGGCCCGCTGGGCCGGGGCAGGACGGATCGACATCCGGGCCTGA
- a CDS encoding flagellar hook capping FlgD N-terminal domain-containing protein: MQISATTLGGQTGSSEVTQAAQEVMGKDDFLRLLMTQLEYQDPINPVKNEEFAAQLAQFSSLEQMQNLNDAMSMLISLQASTALLSQASSLLGREVAVYDPDRGGDVVGTVQEVFVEDGVPYLRLLVNGEVEEHPVLNVTEIHLGEGA, translated from the coding sequence GTGCAGATCAGCGCCACGACGTTGGGGGGCCAGACAGGCTCCAGCGAGGTCACCCAGGCCGCCCAGGAGGTGATGGGCAAGGACGACTTCCTGCGGCTGCTCATGACCCAGCTCGAGTATCAGGACCCCATCAACCCCGTGAAGAACGAGGAGTTCGCCGCGCAGCTGGCCCAGTTCAGCAGCCTGGAGCAGATGCAGAACCTGAACGACGCCATGAGCATGCTCATCTCGCTCCAGGCATCGACGGCGCTCCTCTCCCAGGCGAGCAGCCTGCTGGGGCGGGAGGTGGCGGTCTACGACCCCGACCGGGGAGGAGACGTGGTGGGCACCGTCCAGGAGGTCTTCGTCGAGGACGGAGTGCCCTACCTGAGGCTCCTGGTGAACGGCGAGGTGGAGGAGCACCCGGTGCTGAACGTGACCGAGATACACCTGGGCGAAGGAGCGTAA
- a CDS encoding TIGR02530 family flagellar biosynthesis protein, whose protein sequence is MTDGVQNRPLQPLRPRPEGTPPVSRPGTAPVRQGAAAPGRFQELFTQALDEQRWGLKFSAHARSRIQSRNLELTPERLERLRQAVDRAARKGARESLILVDDLALLVSVAHRTVITVLDGKQARENVFTNIDSAVIT, encoded by the coding sequence ATGACCGACGGCGTGCAGAACCGTCCGTTGCAGCCGTTGCGCCCGCGCCCGGAGGGCACCCCACCGGTGAGCCGGCCGGGAACGGCCCCGGTCCGGCAGGGGGCAGCCGCCCCGGGCAGGTTCCAGGAGCTCTTCACCCAGGCGCTGGACGAGCAGCGGTGGGGCCTCAAGTTCTCGGCCCACGCCCGCAGCCGGATCCAGAGCCGGAACCTGGAGCTGACGCCCGAGCGGCTGGAGCGGCTCCGCCAGGCGGTGGACCGGGCGGCCCGGAAGGGCGCCCGCGAGAGCCTGATCCTGGTGGACGACCTGGCCCTGCTGGTGAGCGTGGCCCACCGGACGGTGATCACGGTGCTGGACGGGAAGCAGGCGAGGGAGAACGTCTTCACCAACATCGACAGTGCGGTGATCACCTGA